Within Romboutsia sp. CE17, the genomic segment GACTTTGTCATTGCATCTGCTGCCTCTATAGCTCCTACTAACCCTTTAGTTTCTATTAATCCTAATGCTTCTCCCATGATAAAACCTCCTACAATTAATTATTATTTTCTTCATAATGGATACATGTAGTTTTTAAGTCTCCTTTTTGTCTTGGACATTTCGGATCCTTACATAAATTACACGTATAATCTTTTTCATCTATACTTTCTTTTGTATTATCTGAATTATGTTCTTCTACTACATTATCTTCATCTAATCCTTGTGATTCATCAATCTTTTCATTACTTGAAATTTCAAAAGTATTATCTATTTCTTCTTTTACTTTTTCTATTTTATTTTCAATTATATCCTCATATTTATCTTCATGATTTTCTTTTACCTGCTGAGAAATTTCTACATTCTCTATATTTTCATATCCAATAGTATCACTATTTCTAATTAAGAAATCTATGCAATCACTTGGACGAGGTATTACTTTTGTACTAAATACCTTATTTACTTTATTTGCTGCTATAGTAGCGGCTTCAATGGCTGCTTTTACAGCACCTACATTGCCTTCTATCTTAACTACTGCCATTCCATTTCCTCTAGATAATTCATAACCTATTAGATTAACATTTGCAGATTTAACGCAAACATCAGCAGCTTCTATTGCAGCAGCAAGACCTACTGTCTCTATCATACCTATTGCTAATTGAGACATATAAATACCTCCTTTGATAATAACTATAGCTTATATTCCTTTAAATGGCATTTTTATAACTAATCTTGCTGCATTTGCACCTAAAGATCTTATTTTAGTAGAGTCACTATTTCTTGAAATTGTAAAAAGTGGCGAATCTTTTTTTAATTTGTTATAGTGAAGTACTATGTATTTTTCATCTATTCCAATTCCTACACCAAGAGAAGACTCTATACTTGCTTTATAGCCACTATCAACTGCATTTTCTATTCTTACAGGTAATACTTCATAAGGTATACCTTCTTCTTCTATTCCCCATAATACTTCTTTAATGTCAGCTTCTTTTATCTTATTTTCATCAAAAAATATTTTTATAACAGGTTTGCTATTTAAAATAGTGTCCATTCTCATATTACTTCACCTCTTCTGTCGAAGATAATATAAGACCTGTTGCAACTGCATTTCTTGGGCCTTCTATGCCTCTAATATTTGCCCTACCTGCAACTACATTATATTGAGATAGTGCATCAGTCACTAGCTGTGGAACTTCAAAGTCAAGTGCTGATCCACCTACTAAAACAACAAATTCAATATCTCTAATATTATTAGTTGGGCTAACATCAGATAAAGCTCTTAATGCATTTGTCACAAATACTTTTTCTTTTGCTTGCTTTCTAATTAACTTTATCTTTTCTATAGATTGATTTCCCTCTATTGGAATCATCATATCTTCTTTTAATATAACAACTTTTGCAAAAAATTTAGGGTCAAGAGGTTTATTAAAGAATTTAACCGTTCCATCTTCGTGTCTCAAATTAAATAAGCTTTCAACCTTAGCTAATGGATATTTTTTAATATCTTCTGCTAAATCAAAATCATCAAGACCTAACTCTGATTTAATAAGCATTGTAACCATATTACCTGCACCTGCTAAATGTATCGACTTTATTTCTCCATTTCTGGTTATTATAGATGCATCTGTTGACCCTGCACCCATATCAAGTATTGCAAGTGGTTGATTTGTACCAGGAGTGGTTAATGCTCCTCTTATGGCCATATCAGCTTCAACTCCACCTACTTCTACAGGTACTTTTAGTTTCTCACCTAATTCATCAGCGATCATTTGCATCTGAAGTTTATCTGCTTTTACCATCGCAGCAATGCCTACTGCATTTTCTAATGAGAACTCTTTTGCTAGTCCTCCCTTTACACTTTGTGGTACAAATGTATCTACCGCAAGTAAATCTTGTATTTTTATAACATTAGGATGTTGATTTGTAAGTTGGCTCATTACATGTCTTACTTTCTCTAACATTCCCCCTGCATTAGTTCCCGGTTCACCTTTTACATCGCAAATTTGACTTACAGAACTTACAGCCTGCATAATCTTTGTAGCACCTTGGTCTACATCTACAGACGCTCTTTTATTACTTCCTATTATTTCTATTTTTCCCGCTGGGATTTTTCTTTCTTTTACATCCCCCTTAGGGGTTTTTATGACTACTGCTGATCTATTTCCTATTAACGCCCTAGCTATAGGAACAATATGCTTTGTCTCATCAGATGTTAAATCAAATAGAGTAGCTATTCCATATGGATTTGATAGAACCTCAATAACCCTACCTACAGGAGCAACTTCTATAGCTGCTCTCATGCCTATGGGAACTTTATCCACTAAAGTTACTTCATCTATTATAGGAATTTTATTATTTAGTCTGTTATTAATTAAAACACCATCATCTTTTTTAGCTATTGCTCCTTTTATATTAACTCTACCATCATGTTGATTTATAGTTTTAGCTGCATATTCGAAATCTACTTCGGATGGTATTACAACTATTACATCTTCTTTTTCCTTAATATTTGAAAGATCATTTATAAGTGTAGTTATTCCTACACCTACACCTTCTCCACCGGGAGTATTTGGATTATGACCTATCATGGTAGACTCAGTTATAATAGTTTCTGTTATAGTTTCCATGGCTACATCTCCAATTACGGGAGCTGCTTCATTAACACGAATTCTATCTAAATCTTCTATGCTAAGCCCTGCTTTATCTAAGGACTGCTTCAATGATTGAAACAGCCCATTTATATTTTTTTTAGTCCCCTTAATCCCTGTAGTTGGTACTATGCCACTAGATAAAAATTCAATATTATTGCCATTTATTTTAGCTAGAGCTACTTCAGTAGTAGCATTACCTATATCTACACCAGCTACTATTTCCATAGCTTACCTCCATATAATAAGTATTAAGCTTTAAGTCTTCCTCTTAATTCATAAACATCTGCTGCTTCTCTTACAAATGCCGCATTTACTTTACATCCATATTGATTTTCTAATTCATCTGCTATTGCATATAATTCTTCTTTAGTTGATCTATATGGTCTTAATGCATTATATATTTCAAGTATTCTCTTATCTGGAACGGCTATAAGTTCTGCAGCTCTTCTTAAGTTTCCAGCAAAAGCATCTCTACCTACTGATTCAGCAACTTGAGCTTGCATTTCTAAAGTTTCTGGAGATATTCTCATATCTTCAGATTTTAATTCTCCTGATATTACTTTCTCTAAAGTTAAATCAGAAAGTTTCATCCCTGATTGAGATCTTATTTGATCAGGTATTTTTTCTCCTAAAGGATAATTTTCTTTAGTTATCTTATCTGTGCAACACTCTTTTTTATTGGTTACACTCTCTTTCTCCATATTTTTTAAAACTTCTTCAACTATTTGTTTTATTAATACTTCTTGGTTCATAGTCTCACCCCCGATTTATTTAAACTCAATTTTTAATTCTTGAGGTTTTTTATTTCTATCAGCATATTCTGTTTCTTTTATATGAAGTAATGCTGCTATTGCCTGATATTTTGGTCTAGCCATTTGGTCATTTTTAACTGGAACTGGTGTTGGAGATTCATTTTTAGCATATTTAGCAGCATTTTTACCTATAGCTCTATATGTATCTAAATCTATAAGTGGAGCTTGAGAGAATAATTCTAAGTTACTTAATGGGAGTAAATCCTTTTGATGAATTACTGTAGTACCTTTAGATTGTATTCCTATACCTACTCCTGACCCACTAAGTTCTGCAGCGTCATGAGCTATAAAGCAAACATCTGAAGTTCTATATATTTTTACAAATCTATAACTTAAACCTTCTTCTTCTATACCAGCTATAATTTCTTTTAATACCTTAGCATGCTCTGTACCTATTATTGTTTTAGTTTGATAAACACCAAATGCTGGTGCTAAACCTATAACAACTTCATCCGCTCTATTACTAGGTACAAATTCTCCTACTTCAGTTACAACTAAAGAATTTACTTCTGATGATATTTCTTCTTTTTTAACAGTTTTAACTGGCTCACTATTTTTTTCTCCTGCCATTTCTTTTAAAACTTCTTCTATAACACTTTTTAACATTCTTTCATCTATAGCCATTTTTCTCACCTCTTTCTTAATAATCTTCTGGACTCTTAGCATTTATTATATTTTTAATTTCTTCCCATCTTTCACCCTCAACTTGATAACCAGTTTTTGGTCCATGATAAGTATTTGGACAGTTTACGGCACTGTATACTTTAAAGTCTTTATCAAGTATAGCTGCTGTATGTAAGTAATCTCCTGCTACTTTTTGCTTAGATAATCTAAATACGCTGTTTGCAACATCTTCAAATCCTGCTTTGTGAAGAGCTTTTATTATATCTACTCCAGTAACTCCTCTAGCCATCATTTCTTCTGCAGCTTTTAAATCTTCAACTACATTTCTATCTGGCATGTCTTTACTTCCGTGAGCATAAGTTGCTGCTTCAACTTCTTCATCTGTTATTTCTGTAAGGCCAAGTTCTTTAAATAATCCTTGAATTGCTCTTGCAGCTTTATTTCTTACTCTTACTACATCTTCTTCAGTTACAGGTCTAAGACCACAATCTATTTTTAAATCTCTTTGGATTATATTCCAATCATCATAATCATCTGCATCCCAGTTAGAACCAGCAAACATATTGTCATAGTTTGGAGTTGCACTATATCCAGAACATATAAAGTCTGTTCCTGGTACCATTTGCATTAATGATCGAGCAACTCTTCTTAAATCAGAGTGAGTAAATGTCTGGTCATTACTTGATGCACACTCAAGATCAAGCATTGCAGCTATTAAGTTTTCAGCAAGTATTGCTCTTACACCACTAGGAACCCCCGCAGGTACTCCAACACAACTTACTGATCCATTTTGTATACCTTGAACTCCACAACCTTTAGTTACATATAAGCATCTAGCTTCTAAATAAAGCATTGATTTACCATCAGCATAACCCATTTGAACTTCAGAACCAGTTCCTGATGTAAATCTCATTTTTAATCCTCTTGAAGCATAAGAAGATGCTAAAAATCCTTTTGACCAAGGAGTATCATCTCCATCCATAAATACTGGCTCAGTTCCATATACAGAAACTGTTTCTGCATAAGCAGTAAAGCCTTTCATACCTAATTCAAGCTCTGTTGCTTCTTCAACAGCACATTGAGTAAGTATACCTGGTCTACCAACTTGAGCACCCACCATTATAGCAAGTGCATTAAATGGAGCGTATCTAACTATACCAACTGTAGTTTCTTGTTCATCAAATCCTCTAAGTGCAGCTTCCGCAGCATCTGCAGCTATT encodes:
- a CDS encoding BMC domain-containing protein, coding for MSQLAIGMIETVGLAAAIEAADVCVKSANVNLIGYELSRGNGMAVVKIEGNVGAVKAAIEAATIAANKVNKVFSTKVIPRPSDCIDFLIRNSDTIGYENIENVEISQQVKENHEDKYEDIIENKIEKVKEEIDNTFEISSNEKIDESQGLDEDNVVEEHNSDNTKESIDEKDYTCNLCKDPKCPRQKGDLKTTCIHYEENNN
- a CDS encoding glycerol dehydratase reactivase beta/small subunit family protein, yielding MRMDTILNSKPVIKIFFDENKIKEADIKEVLWGIEEEGIPYEVLPVRIENAVDSGYKASIESSLGVGIGIDEKYIVLHYNKLKKDSPLFTISRNSDSTKIRSLGANAARLVIKMPFKGI
- a CDS encoding diol dehydratase reactivase subunit alpha; protein product: MEIVAGVDIGNATTEVALAKINGNNIEFLSSGIVPTTGIKGTKKNINGLFQSLKQSLDKAGLSIEDLDRIRVNEAAPVIGDVAMETITETIITESTMIGHNPNTPGGEGVGVGITTLINDLSNIKEKEDVIVVIPSEVDFEYAAKTINQHDGRVNIKGAIAKKDDGVLINNRLNNKIPIIDEVTLVDKVPIGMRAAIEVAPVGRVIEVLSNPYGIATLFDLTSDETKHIVPIARALIGNRSAVVIKTPKGDVKERKIPAGKIEIIGSNKRASVDVDQGATKIMQAVSSVSQICDVKGEPGTNAGGMLEKVRHVMSQLTNQHPNVIKIQDLLAVDTFVPQSVKGGLAKEFSLENAVGIAAMVKADKLQMQMIADELGEKLKVPVEVGGVEADMAIRGALTTPGTNQPLAILDMGAGSTDASIITRNGEIKSIHLAGAGNMVTMLIKSELGLDDFDLAEDIKKYPLAKVESLFNLRHEDGTVKFFNKPLDPKFFAKVVILKEDMMIPIEGNQSIEKIKLIRKQAKEKVFVTNALRALSDVSPTNNIRDIEFVVLVGGSALDFEVPQLVTDALSQYNVVAGRANIRGIEGPRNAVATGLILSSTEEVK
- a CDS encoding diol dehydratase small subunit, producing MNQEVLIKQIVEEVLKNMEKESVTNKKECCTDKITKENYPLGEKIPDQIRSQSGMKLSDLTLEKVISGELKSEDMRISPETLEMQAQVAESVGRDAFAGNLRRAAELIAVPDKRILEIYNALRPYRSTKEELYAIADELENQYGCKVNAAFVREAADVYELRGRLKA
- a CDS encoding propanediol/glycerol family dehydratase medium subunit, with product MAIDERMLKSVIEEVLKEMAGEKNSEPVKTVKKEEISSEVNSLVVTEVGEFVPSNRADEVVIGLAPAFGVYQTKTIIGTEHAKVLKEIIAGIEEEGLSYRFVKIYRTSDVCFIAHDAAELSGSGVGIGIQSKGTTVIHQKDLLPLSNLELFSQAPLIDLDTYRAIGKNAAKYAKNESPTPVPVKNDQMARPKYQAIAALLHIKETEYADRNKKPQELKIEFK
- a CDS encoding propanediol/glycerol family dehydratase large subunit gives rise to the protein MKSKRFEVLANRPVNQDGFVKEWPEVGLIAMEGPNDPTPSIRLENGVVVELDGKARKDFDMLDYFIADHAINLEKAEEVMKMDSLQLARMLVDINVPRSEIVGLTTAMTPAKIVEVVSQMNVLEMMMSMTKMRARQRPSNQCHVTNVKDNPIQIAADAAEAALRGFDEQETTVGIVRYAPFNALAIMVGAQVGRPGILTQCAVEEATELELGMKGFTAYAETVSVYGTEPVFMDGDDTPWSKGFLASSYASRGLKMRFTSGTGSEVQMGYADGKSMLYLEARCLYVTKGCGVQGIQNGSVSCVGVPAGVPSGVRAILAENLIAAMLDLECASSNDQTFTHSDLRRVARSLMQMVPGTDFICSGYSATPNYDNMFAGSNWDADDYDDWNIIQRDLKIDCGLRPVTEEDVVRVRNKAARAIQGLFKELGLTEITDEEVEAATYAHGSKDMPDRNVVEDLKAAEEMMARGVTGVDIIKALHKAGFEDVANSVFRLSKQKVAGDYLHTAAILDKDFKVYSAVNCPNTYHGPKTGYQVEGERWEEIKNIINAKSPEDY